From Zavarzinella sp., one genomic window encodes:
- the hisC gene encoding histidinol-phosphate transaminase, translating into MSDIRENVLSMRGYTPGEQPRGQQILKLNTNENPYPPSPHVFTAIQEALTPDRLRKYPEPRGDTFRQAAAQVLNIDPNSILIGNGSDDLLTILTRVYVPEKGLMVSPTPSYILYRTLAEIQGARFVQVPFTSDWQLPDPWPVQQAHLTLVPNPNSPSGTMVSHASLRQIAELSPLVLDEAYADFADSNGLQLASKRIIVTRSFSKSYSLAGIRFGFAIADPSVIHECEKVKDSYNCDVMSLAAATAAIQDQDYMAQVRQKIRNTRTRLQPIMENLGFQVTESHANFLWCTRTDQPVEPIYQALKQRGILIRYMNYGEHGDGLRVTIGTDEQIDFFVQELTTILASCKIT; encoded by the coding sequence ATGTCTGATATTCGTGAAAATGTTTTGTCGATGCGTGGTTACACACCTGGCGAGCAGCCACGTGGGCAGCAAATATTAAAACTCAATACAAACGAAAATCCCTATCCTCCTTCACCGCATGTATTTACGGCGATTCAGGAAGCATTAACGCCAGATCGCCTGCGTAAGTACCCCGAACCACGTGGGGATACTTTTCGGCAGGCAGCGGCCCAGGTGCTGAACATCGATCCAAATTCCATTCTGATTGGAAACGGCTCGGACGATCTGCTAACCATCCTGACGCGAGTATATGTGCCCGAAAAAGGCCTGATGGTTTCCCCCACACCAAGCTATATTCTCTATCGCACGCTGGCAGAGATTCAGGGGGCACGTTTTGTGCAGGTGCCGTTCACCTCAGACTGGCAACTTCCCGATCCGTGGCCCGTTCAACAGGCCCACCTGACCCTGGTGCCTAATCCCAATTCACCATCAGGAACAATGGTTTCCCACGCCAGCCTGCGGCAGATTGCCGAATTGTCGCCATTGGTGCTGGATGAAGCATACGCCGATTTCGCCGACAGCAATGGCCTGCAACTAGCTTCGAAACGAATCATTGTCACGCGGTCATTCAGTAAATCGTACTCGCTGGCGGGGATTCGCTTTGGGTTTGCCATTGCCGATCCGTCTGTGATCCATGAGTGCGAAAAGGTCAAAGATTCGTACAACTGTGATGTGATGTCGCTGGCAGCAGCTACGGCAGCAATTCAGGATCAGGACTACATGGCCCAGGTGCGGCAGAAAATTCGCAACACCCGCACCCGTTTGCAGCCAATTATGGAAAATCTGGGCTTCCAGGTCACGGAAAGCCACGCCAATTTTCTCTGGTGCACCCGCACCGATCAACCGGTGGAGCCAATCTACCAGGCACTGAAACAGCGGGGCATCCTGATTCGCTACATGAATTATGGCGAACATGGCGATGGTCTGCGAGTGACCATTGGTACTGATGAGCAGATCGATTTCTTTGTGCAGGAACTGACAACGATTCTGGCTTCGTGTAAGATAACTTAA
- the purM gene encoding phosphoribosylformylglycinamidine cyclo-ligase: protein MPPSIDYRSAGLDLDIYENTIGRIGQLVKRSHTPGVLGSFGGFASLFQLDIQALAKEGYQHPILVTCTDGVGTKLKVASMLNRFDTVGIDLVAMSVNDALCYGAKPLVFLDYLAMPKDDPLLAEQLVAGMAEGCVQAGCALTGGETAILPDFYAPGDFDTAGFVVAVVEKSHIIDGSTIQKGDVVLGLASTGLHSNGYSLARKIAFDHAQLPVDQFVPELDQTIGDALLTPTKIYVQAVLDVLAKHRPAVHGMAHITGGGIVDNLPRVLHAGHKAVVRRGSWPMPPIFTWLQNHGNVAEAEMDRVFNCGIGYTMVVAADLVAGIQAVLQQHEIPSWPIGEIVAGDPIVEWA from the coding sequence ATGCCACCTTCCATTGATTACCGCAGTGCGGGATTAGACTTAGATATTTACGAAAACACTATTGGCCGGATTGGCCAACTGGTCAAGCGTTCCCACACACCAGGAGTGCTTGGCAGTTTCGGTGGCTTTGCCTCCCTGTTTCAACTGGATATTCAGGCACTGGCAAAAGAAGGCTACCAGCACCCCATCCTGGTCACCTGCACCGATGGGGTGGGCACCAAGTTGAAAGTTGCCAGCATGCTGAACCGTTTCGATACCGTGGGGATCGATCTGGTAGCGATGTCGGTCAACGATGCCCTTTGCTACGGGGCGAAACCACTGGTGTTTCTGGACTATCTGGCGATGCCGAAAGACGACCCACTGCTGGCGGAACAATTAGTTGCCGGCATGGCCGAAGGGTGCGTGCAGGCGGGTTGTGCCCTGACGGGTGGCGAAACGGCCATTCTGCCGGACTTCTATGCCCCAGGCGATTTTGATACCGCAGGTTTTGTGGTTGCCGTGGTTGAAAAAAGCCACATTATTGATGGCAGCACTATCCAGAAGGGTGATGTGGTGCTGGGATTAGCTTCCACCGGCCTGCATTCGAATGGTTACAGTCTGGCTCGGAAAATTGCCTTTGACCATGCCCAACTTCCAGTGGATCAGTTTGTACCAGAACTGGATCAGACGATTGGCGATGCGTTGTTGACCCCCACGAAAATCTATGTGCAGGCAGTGCTGGATGTATTGGCAAAACATCGCCCGGCGGTTCATGGCATGGCCCACATTACCGGTGGGGGAATTGTGGATAACCTGCCACGGGTGCTGCATGCAGGCCATAAAGCAGTTGTTCGTCGTGGTAGCTGGCCAATGCCGCCAATTTTCACCTGGTTGCAGAACCATGGCAACGTGGCCGAAGCAGAAATGGATCGCGTCTTCAATTGTGGCATTGGCTACACCATGGTGGTAGCCGCCGATCTGGTGGCTGGGATTCAAGCCGTATTGCAACAGCACGAGATTCCCTCGTGGCCAATTGGTGAAATTGTTGCTGGTGATCCGATTGTCGAGTGGGCATAA
- a CDS encoding DUF4241 domain-containing protein: MELPSNSLWNAFIEGYQFHTCDGECVTTRIVDAGTLILPTGRIVVTDPFLDPFSKPFTVRVPPGAYPVMLSLIKEDVALVLVSFSEGNPVLWLETKPDCFSVDSAHGCLMDHKIARFLRKQAKHNKYDKYYHRFEDALAENSGISGNYCFDSVSGANIILFHTWGGDGTYPSFFGYNAENKLVCLVTDMFLGIEQVLDVHDA, from the coding sequence ATGGAACTACCCAGCAATTCTCTCTGGAATGCCTTCATTGAAGGGTATCAATTCCACACCTGTGACGGTGAATGTGTCACTACTCGTATCGTCGATGCTGGTACTCTTATACTGCCTACTGGCCGTATCGTTGTTACTGATCCTTTTCTTGATCCATTCAGCAAGCCCTTTACAGTAAGGGTACCGCCTGGAGCTTATCCCGTAATGTTGTCCTTGATTAAGGAGGATGTTGCGTTAGTTTTGGTTAGTTTCAGTGAAGGCAATCCTGTGTTATGGCTAGAGACGAAGCCCGATTGCTTTTCAGTTGACAGTGCACATGGCTGTTTGATGGACCATAAAATCGCCAGGTTTCTCAGGAAACAAGCTAAACACAACAAATACGATAAATACTACCACCGTTTTGAAGATGCATTGGCAGAGAACAGTGGGATTTCGGGTAACTATTGTTTTGATTCGGTATCTGGAGCGAATATCATCCTGTTCCACACGTGGGGTGGGGATGGCACTTATCCATCATTTTTTGGATACAATGCTGAAAACAAACTCGTTTGTCTAGTCACCGATATGTTTCTCGGCATCGAACAAGTTCTCGATGTACATGATGCTTAA
- a CDS encoding type B 50S ribosomal protein L31 yields the protein MKKDIHPMYREVVFLDAAAEFSVLTRSSVKTDQTIEWKDGKTYPLVRVDISSASHPFFTGKMKLVDATGQIERFRKKFAKFEKKTS from the coding sequence ATGAAAAAAGATATTCATCCGATGTATCGTGAAGTGGTGTTTCTGGACGCTGCCGCTGAGTTCAGCGTTCTGACCCGATCTTCAGTGAAAACCGATCAGACGATCGAGTGGAAAGATGGCAAAACTTATCCGCTGGTCCGTGTTGATATTTCCAGTGCATCCCACCCGTTCTTTACGGGTAAGATGAAACTGGTGGACGCTACCGGCCAGATCGAACGTTTCCGCAAGAAGTTTGCCAAGTTCGAAAAGAAAACCAGTTGA
- a CDS encoding DUF3500 domain-containing protein, whose amino-acid sequence MDRTFQETCPECVSVDRRDFVRTVALGGVAMGLAGNLLLPTAARAEIGPMPRVVNTVAEDLVKELMAGLNDTQKKAVVKPWMDRRRKVVNPNRALDKTIGTVYTKAQQDLVLKVVKAIAADEKAMHVISRAGTWDNSKTFENCGADLFVDESGKKFAFLFSGHHLTIRCDGDSEEGAAFGGPIYYGHTPNGYSDRNVFAYQTKEVARVFDALDEKQRKLALITKGTPGEGEKSVILTPKAATRPGIAYKALSNDQQELVDMVLKTILSPFRQQDGNEVVDIIKATGGMEKVHLAFYGEGHEGTETDNKQPWSFWRLEGPGMVWNFRVLPHVHTFVNISSKVG is encoded by the coding sequence ATGGATCGCACCTTTCAAGAAACATGTCCCGAATGCGTCAGCGTTGATCGTCGTGATTTCGTTCGAACCGTCGCATTAGGTGGTGTGGCAATGGGTCTGGCAGGTAACTTGTTGTTACCCACAGCAGCCCGTGCAGAAATCGGCCCCATGCCCCGCGTGGTGAATACCGTGGCGGAAGACCTGGTCAAAGAATTAATGGCCGGCCTGAACGACACCCAGAAGAAAGCAGTGGTGAAACCATGGATGGATCGTCGGCGAAAGGTGGTGAATCCGAACCGTGCTCTCGACAAAACCATTGGCACCGTTTACACCAAAGCACAGCAGGATCTCGTTTTAAAGGTTGTCAAAGCAATTGCAGCAGATGAAAAGGCAATGCACGTGATTTCCCGTGCAGGCACCTGGGATAATTCCAAAACCTTCGAAAACTGCGGTGCGGACCTGTTTGTTGATGAAAGCGGCAAAAAATTCGCTTTTCTGTTCAGCGGTCACCACCTGACGATTCGGTGCGATGGTGATTCTGAAGAAGGTGCCGCTTTCGGTGGGCCAATTTATTACGGCCATACCCCCAACGGTTACAGCGATCGTAACGTATTCGCATATCAAACGAAAGAAGTGGCACGCGTCTTCGATGCACTGGATGAAAAACAACGCAAACTGGCGTTAATCACCAAAGGTACTCCAGGCGAAGGTGAAAAATCGGTCATTTTGACTCCGAAAGCCGCTACCCGACCTGGAATTGCCTATAAAGCACTCTCCAACGATCAGCAGGAACTGGTCGACATGGTGCTGAAAACCATTCTCTCGCCATTCCGTCAACAGGATGGCAATGAAGTTGTTGACATCATCAAGGCCACCGGTGGGATGGAAAAAGTACATCTTGCCTTTTACGGTGAAGGGCATGAAGGCACCGAAACCGACAACAAGCAACCCTGGAGTTTCTGGCGTCTGGAAGGCCCAGGGATGGTATGGAACTTCCGTGTTCTCCCCCACGTGCATACGTTTGTGAACATTTCCAGCAAAGTCGGCTAA
- a CDS encoding acetylxylan esterase, with translation MMTLKIWTILFGLSYLFPVTADDKPIPPTTVTELFADFDPRKDALEVKVVREWEKERIVYRYVTFQIGMFKGKSAQMAAFYAFPKGTKKTAALMHLHGGGQRAFLHEVEFYARRGYPCLSINWGGREMEGAMAGDPNTDWGAVDPTQQNVPGYFNLKPGDKYLDPFDSPRNNNWYLLTLGARRGLTFLEQQPEVDAEKLGVYGHSMGGNLTVYVAGSDNRVKAAAPSVGGSGFRTQPWPLLPEYKPQTPNGDVKLFDATIGFESYARQITAPLLWLGATNDFHGIMDDTYRTGELIPHQKVRYSFTPHMNHRFTPEFAVTRPLWFDQYLKGDFSFPKTPQTNLNLETSDHIPQFEVRPDSLQDVTEVHVYYSLDPDPRARFWRSAEATKLGDTWTSKLPVMSVEQPLFAFANVVYKIQKANSAPQSPPTERYAISSMLHLAAPKTLVAKSVSATDKTDPIIEDFQHGWGDWYRLSSENPHHWEFSTRKLSDPKWRGKAHNMLTIDVQTEKPNELVIVLTENFFRQYRGKQRELVATIQLNGGKIPQTVSLKPTDFRDSSGKRLSNWSNIDLLSFRAYYDKGEKLIGSKNWAGSKPVFRKLWWQTSNK, from the coding sequence ATGATGACACTGAAGATCTGGACTATTCTGTTCGGGCTTTCTTACTTATTTCCAGTCACTGCCGACGACAAACCAATTCCCCCCACTACGGTAACGGAGCTTTTCGCCGACTTCGATCCTCGAAAAGATGCCCTTGAAGTAAAGGTCGTGCGGGAGTGGGAAAAAGAGAGGATTGTATACAGGTACGTCACGTTTCAAATTGGCATGTTCAAAGGTAAGTCTGCTCAAATGGCAGCATTTTACGCTTTTCCCAAGGGGACGAAGAAGACTGCTGCATTAATGCATCTACATGGTGGTGGTCAGCGGGCATTTCTGCATGAAGTCGAGTTTTACGCCAGGCGTGGTTACCCCTGTCTTTCGATTAATTGGGGTGGTCGGGAAATGGAAGGTGCGATGGCGGGAGATCCGAATACAGATTGGGGAGCTGTGGATCCTACCCAGCAGAATGTACCAGGATACTTCAACCTCAAGCCAGGCGACAAGTATCTGGATCCTTTTGATTCCCCCCGAAATAACAACTGGTATCTGCTGACACTTGGTGCCAGACGTGGTCTGACATTTTTAGAACAACAACCTGAAGTCGATGCCGAAAAACTTGGCGTCTACGGGCATTCGATGGGTGGCAATTTAACAGTATACGTTGCTGGCAGCGATAATCGCGTCAAGGCTGCGGCACCTTCGGTGGGTGGTTCTGGATTTCGAACTCAACCGTGGCCGCTGCTTCCAGAATACAAACCACAAACGCCGAATGGTGACGTCAAATTGTTTGATGCCACGATCGGATTTGAATCTTATGCCAGACAAATTACTGCCCCGCTGCTTTGGCTGGGTGCAACGAATGATTTTCACGGTATCATGGATGACACCTATCGTACAGGTGAACTGATCCCGCATCAAAAGGTACGGTATTCCTTCACACCACATATGAATCATCGATTCACTCCGGAATTTGCTGTCACGAGGCCGTTATGGTTCGACCAATATCTCAAAGGTGACTTTTCGTTTCCGAAGACACCTCAAACCAACTTAAACCTGGAAACGAGTGACCACATCCCACAATTCGAAGTCCGGCCGGATTCGTTGCAGGATGTTACTGAAGTTCATGTTTACTACTCTCTTGACCCTGATCCACGTGCAAGATTCTGGCGATCTGCAGAAGCAACGAAACTGGGAGACACGTGGACGAGTAAACTGCCTGTGATGAGTGTGGAACAACCACTATTTGCTTTCGCCAATGTGGTGTACAAGATACAAAAAGCCAACTCGGCACCACAAAGTCCGCCCACAGAACGATATGCGATCAGTTCCATGCTTCATCTGGCAGCACCGAAAACACTCGTAGCCAAATCAGTTTCTGCCACAGACAAAACCGATCCAATCATTGAAGATTTTCAACACGGGTGGGGAGATTGGTATCGATTATCTTCTGAAAACCCCCACCACTGGGAGTTTTCAACGAGGAAACTTTCTGACCCGAAGTGGCGTGGGAAAGCACACAACATGCTTACGATTGACGTCCAAACTGAAAAGCCAAACGAACTCGTGATTGTGCTGACGGAGAATTTTTTCCGGCAGTATCGTGGCAAGCAACGGGAATTGGTGGCAACGATTCAACTGAATGGTGGCAAGATCCCACAAACTGTTTCGTTGAAACCAACAGATTTTCGAGATAGTTCGGGCAAGAGGCTATCCAACTGGTCGAATATCGACTTACTGTCGTTCCGGGCGTATTACGACAAAGGGGAAAAACTGATCGGCAGTAAAAACTGGGCAGGCTCCAAGCCAGTTTTCAGGAAATTGTGGTGGCAGACCAGCAACAAATGA
- the hisB gene encoding imidazoleglycerol-phosphate dehydratase HisB has protein sequence MQRVAEISRKTQETDIQLSINLDGTGAATVATGVGFFDHMLTHLAKHSLIDLTVHCTGDLHIDAHHTVEDVGICFGKALVQALGTKQGIRRYGDRTLPMDDSMVTAAIDLSGRPYLIWKVVVPNETLGQFHSSLGEEFWRAVSSAGLFNLHVVLHHGTNAHHILEASFKAIAQALRFAIEFDPRSNAIPSTKGVL, from the coding sequence ATGCAGCGTGTTGCCGAAATCAGCAGAAAAACGCAGGAAACCGACATCCAATTATCCATTAATCTGGATGGCACCGGTGCGGCAACCGTGGCAACTGGAGTGGGCTTTTTCGACCACATGCTGACCCACCTGGCGAAACACAGCCTGATTGACCTGACCGTGCATTGCACTGGCGACCTGCACATTGATGCCCACCACACTGTTGAGGATGTGGGAATCTGTTTTGGGAAAGCACTGGTGCAGGCACTCGGAACCAAGCAGGGCATTCGCCGATATGGGGATCGCACGCTGCCAATGGATGATAGCATGGTAACGGCTGCGATCGATTTGAGCGGTCGGCCGTACCTCATCTGGAAAGTAGTAGTGCCCAACGAAACATTAGGACAATTTCATTCTTCCCTTGGGGAAGAATTCTGGCGGGCAGTTTCTTCTGCAGGATTATTCAATCTGCACGTGGTGCTGCACCATGGCACGAACGCCCACCATATTCTGGAAGCCAGCTTTAAGGCAATTGCCCAGGCATTGCGGTTCGCCATTGAATTTGACCCGCGGTCGAACGCGATTCCTTCGACCAAGGGTGTTCTTTAA
- a CDS encoding DUF1559 domain-containing protein has translation MSERRTAFTLIELLVVIAIIAILIGLLLPAVQKVREAANRISCQNNIKQIVLAMHNYENANGNLPNSKRTEANAIPGVAGARSWALDLFPYLEQGNMVGGTSGFNLALNWWEQGDPVAETGIVMTHVKIMQCPSAPNPKRFQDKNDSPPRKKGATTDYFLPEGVHSDMNIELVALGLPPLSNSPTSLYGVMRPVPEPQSTFAMVTDGLSNTILIGECAGREDVWRDGKMTPAVANKSLSNCARAQGGAWATNDNPYEIGRRRLWCTGALTTPYGGQMRINATNEHSFLFYSFHPGVAVFGLADGSIRTMTTNTSLWTLSALTTRAGGETVTFD, from the coding sequence ATGTCTGAACGAAGAACTGCTTTTACCTTAATCGAACTTTTGGTTGTCATCGCAATCATTGCTATTTTGATTGGTTTATTATTGCCTGCCGTACAAAAAGTAAGGGAAGCAGCCAACCGGATTTCCTGCCAGAACAATATCAAGCAAATTGTGCTCGCCATGCACAACTATGAAAACGCGAATGGCAATTTACCAAATTCGAAGCGAACTGAAGCGAATGCAATTCCGGGAGTAGCGGGTGCACGCAGTTGGGCACTTGATCTATTTCCATATCTGGAACAGGGTAATATGGTTGGTGGAACAAGTGGTTTTAACCTAGCACTGAACTGGTGGGAACAAGGTGATCCAGTAGCAGAAACAGGAATAGTGATGACACATGTGAAAATCATGCAATGCCCATCTGCACCCAATCCAAAGCGTTTTCAGGACAAAAACGATTCTCCACCACGCAAGAAAGGCGCTACAACCGATTATTTTCTGCCGGAAGGAGTCCATTCAGATATGAATATTGAACTGGTCGCACTTGGTCTGCCACCATTAAGTAATTCTCCAACATCACTTTATGGAGTAATGCGACCTGTTCCCGAACCTCAATCTACTTTTGCAATGGTGACAGATGGATTATCTAATACCATCTTGATTGGTGAGTGTGCAGGGCGAGAGGATGTCTGGAGGGATGGCAAAATGACACCTGCAGTAGCCAACAAATCATTATCTAACTGCGCTCGAGCACAAGGAGGGGCTTGGGCAACTAACGATAATCCGTACGAAATCGGCCGAAGGAGATTATGGTGTACTGGAGCGTTAACCACACCATATGGTGGTCAGATGAGAATAAATGCAACGAACGAACACAGCTTTTTGTTTTATAGTTTTCATCCAGGTGTTGCGGTATTTGGTCTTGCAGATGGTTCAATTAGAACCATGACGACAAACACTTCACTCTGGACGTTGAGCGCTTTAACTACTCGAGCAGGCGGCGAAACAGTTACCTTCGATTAG
- a CDS encoding riboflavin synthase — MFTGLVEQLGTVVHTHHEQVGCRIQVRSTFSHEVTLGESIAVNGVCLTAVSIEGEVIAFDVGPETLLRTNLGSLQPGNQVNLERSLRVGDRIGGHFVQGHIDQVGTIVQRQRSGDWDDIWFGTTSEMSSLLIPKGSIAIDGISLTVVSVHESRFNVMLIPHTQAITTLGFKQVGDLVNLEFDMLAKHVARLLMTNPYRA; from the coding sequence ATGTTTACCGGATTAGTGGAACAGTTAGGAACAGTGGTTCATACCCACCACGAACAGGTTGGATGCCGCATTCAGGTGCGGTCCACGTTTTCCCACGAAGTGACACTGGGTGAAAGCATTGCAGTCAACGGTGTCTGCCTTACTGCGGTATCAATCGAAGGGGAAGTAATCGCGTTTGATGTGGGACCGGAAACATTGTTACGCACCAACCTGGGTAGTTTGCAGCCAGGAAATCAGGTAAATCTGGAACGTTCATTACGTGTTGGCGACCGCATCGGTGGGCATTTTGTCCAGGGCCATATTGATCAGGTTGGCACCATCGTCCAGCGTCAACGCTCAGGAGACTGGGATGACATCTGGTTTGGAACCACGTCGGAAATGAGTTCATTACTCATCCCGAAAGGGAGTATAGCCATCGATGGCATCAGTCTCACCGTGGTATCGGTTCATGAGAGTCGCTTTAATGTGATGCTGATCCCCCACACTCAGGCGATTACGACACTGGGCTTCAAGCAGGTGGGAGACCTCGTAAACCTGGAGTTTGACATGCTGGCAAAGCACGTCGCGCGGCTACTGATGACAAATCCTTATCGCGCATAA
- a CDS encoding NIF family HAD-type phosphatase, which yields MSRPAKIKVLALDLERTLIDNAMSGQPRPGLDEFLHFCHQQFERVAIFSTVEEADARSVISDLKMVGQVPSELFDRLEFINWVGEFKDLSFVIDADPQEVLLIDDDEGWIRPDQRSLWLPIKAWDGGDDFELKQVQKKLESLLANR from the coding sequence GTGTCTCGACCCGCTAAAATCAAAGTGCTTGCGCTGGATCTGGAACGCACTCTGATCGACAATGCCATGAGTGGGCAACCACGGCCTGGGCTTGATGAGTTCCTGCATTTTTGTCATCAACAATTCGAGCGCGTGGCTATTTTCAGCACAGTCGAAGAAGCTGACGCTCGATCGGTTATTTCAGATTTGAAGATGGTTGGACAAGTACCATCGGAGTTGTTCGATCGCCTTGAATTCATCAATTGGGTCGGAGAATTTAAAGATTTGTCATTCGTAATCGATGCTGATCCCCAGGAAGTATTGCTGATCGATGACGATGAAGGCTGGATCAGGCCAGATCAACGAAGCCTGTGGCTTCCGATTAAGGCATGGGACGGTGGGGATGATTTTGAACTGAAGCAGGTACAGAAGAAACTTGAATCACTGCTCGCGAATCGTTAA
- a CDS encoding mechanosensitive ion channel yields the protein MFFASIVLIIGVIFPTEWVQESGTQLQAQPKGPVTDAEKIASSRRSLQEDKAELAKIKKDLDSPTSDYRKAESDFQQLDQKYSDLKKKIEQYTKENMVAELNAATTELKSIEENWKLAKERFNTAIEQRKVMQEKVEALNERIATTQKMLDELEGKTPPVVPKKENPTKKDPPAKEPVTNTTASKLPTNPLMPSLGQSSNTAAPVASDTEEDDRVIEARKRLEMESQELATAESKLAAVEARIKVISENMALEQRLLDTEQQKISQAEEAINKHTEQLRGPEAADPDARTKIFQLIDDAKSRLAKSREEMVKINERLTKLRQELEVARGEQKLAAQLVATERAQVAQAEKELNQLLNPLTVRNITRWIMDKGPSVLGVLLVTLLLLFLVRYCTRYIVTFVSRHNQRGSFSERENRAMTLVGVVRYTATTVILITGSIVLLDTLGVPIVPLMGGAAVLGLAIAFGAQNLIRDYFTGFMILLEDQYGIGDIIKIGSIAGVVERITLRITVLRDLEGVLHFIPHGSITNVSNLTHGWSRALFDIPISYSANVDHIISVLKKIAEEARYDPDLGPKIIEDMEMLGVEEFAESAVIIRFVMKTRPVQQWNVKREMLRRIKNKFDQLGIEIPFNQITVHTADKPTGFEPHPGHNRTNPPHTTKTHQNS from the coding sequence ATGTTCTTTGCAAGCATTGTGTTGATCATAGGAGTAATTTTCCCCACCGAATGGGTGCAGGAGAGTGGTACACAGTTACAGGCACAACCGAAAGGGCCGGTAACGGATGCGGAAAAAATTGCCAGCAGTCGGCGTTCGCTTCAGGAAGACAAAGCAGAACTTGCGAAAATCAAAAAAGATCTGGATAGTCCTACCAGCGATTATCGGAAGGCAGAAAGCGATTTTCAGCAACTCGATCAGAAATACAGTGATTTAAAGAAAAAAATTGAACAGTACACCAAAGAAAACATGGTGGCAGAATTGAATGCTGCCACCACCGAACTGAAATCGATTGAAGAAAACTGGAAGTTGGCGAAAGAACGGTTTAATACAGCCATTGAACAGCGCAAGGTGATGCAGGAAAAAGTGGAGGCACTCAACGAACGAATTGCTACCACTCAGAAAATGCTGGATGAATTGGAAGGCAAAACCCCACCGGTGGTGCCAAAAAAAGAGAATCCGACGAAAAAAGACCCACCAGCAAAAGAGCCGGTCACCAATACCACAGCTTCCAAATTACCCACCAATCCGCTGATGCCCAGCCTGGGGCAATCCAGCAACACTGCCGCACCCGTGGCAAGTGATACAGAAGAAGACGACAGGGTGATTGAAGCCCGCAAGCGCCTCGAAATGGAATCGCAGGAATTGGCTACTGCGGAAAGCAAATTAGCTGCCGTGGAAGCCCGCATCAAAGTCATCAGCGAAAATATGGCTTTGGAGCAACGATTGCTGGATACCGAACAGCAGAAAATTTCTCAGGCAGAAGAGGCAATCAACAAGCACACCGAACAGTTACGTGGGCCGGAAGCAGCGGACCCGGATGCCCGCACCAAAATCTTTCAGTTGATTGACGATGCCAAGTCCCGTCTTGCCAAATCTCGTGAAGAGATGGTGAAGATTAATGAGCGACTGACAAAATTGCGTCAGGAACTGGAAGTTGCCCGTGGGGAGCAAAAATTAGCCGCACAGTTAGTGGCAACAGAGCGTGCTCAGGTGGCACAGGCAGAAAAAGAACTGAATCAACTGTTGAACCCACTGACCGTGCGAAATATCACTCGTTGGATTATGGATAAAGGCCCCAGCGTTCTGGGGGTATTGCTGGTTACATTACTATTGTTGTTCCTGGTGCGATACTGCACCCGCTATATTGTCACGTTTGTTTCCCGTCACAACCAGCGTGGCAGTTTTTCCGAACGGGAAAACCGTGCGATGACACTGGTGGGGGTAGTACGCTACACTGCAACTACCGTAATCCTGATTACTGGCAGCATTGTGTTGCTGGATACTTTAGGAGTGCCGATTGTTCCACTGATGGGGGGTGCAGCGGTACTGGGTCTGGCGATTGCCTTCGGTGCCCAAAACCTGATCCGCGATTATTTCACCGGCTTTATGATTCTGCTGGAAGATCAATATGGCATTGGCGACATTATAAAAATTGGCTCGATTGCTGGAGTGGTAGAACGAATTACCCTGCGGATTACCGTGCTGCGAGACCTGGAAGGTGTCCTGCATTTTATCCCACATGGCTCGATTACGAATGTCAGTAATCTTACCCACGGCTGGTCGCGGGCGTTGTTCGATATTCCGATTTCTTACAGTGCGAATGTCGATCACATCATCAGTGTGCTGAAAAAAATTGCCGAAGAGGCACGTTACGACCCAGACCTTGGCCCGAAGATCATCGAAGATATGGAAATGCTGGGTGTGGAAGAGTTTGCTGAATCTGCGGTGATCATTCGTTTCGTGATGAAAACCCGCCCGGTACAGCAATGGAATGTCAAAAGGGAAATGTTGCGTCGGATTAAGAACAAATTCGATCAGTTGGGGATCGAAATTCCATTCAATCAGATTACCGTCCACACCGCCGACAAACCGACTGGATTTGAACCCCACCCGGGTCATAACAGAACAAACCCACCCCACACCACGAAGACCCACCAGAACAGCTAG